The following nucleotide sequence is from Tachyglossus aculeatus isolate mTacAcu1 chromosome 11, mTacAcu1.pri, whole genome shotgun sequence.
CTTTCCACGGGCTTGTTCCTCTTGTCTCCTTACCGCCGCCGCCTTCTTTTCCAGTTTTCCCCGCTGCTTAATGCACGAAACGAAGGTATCGAAGAAGTCATTCCTCTGTGGTAAGCtcggctaagcgcttgggcctcaTCCCTCGTCCCTCCCACTTTCCGGCCTGAGAAAAGCAGGGGTAGAGAATTCTCAGCCagagctgtaagctcctttgactgtaagttcactgtggtcagggactgtgtctcagagacgcagcgtggctcggtggaaagagcccgggctttggagtcggaggtcgtgggttcaaaccccggctccgccaattgtcagctgggtgactttgggcaggtcacaacttctctgggcctcagttcccccatctgttaaaatggggattaagactgtgagccccccgagggacaacctgatcaccttgtaacctccccaatgcttagaagcacatagtaagcgcttaataaatgcctttattatattattattgctatattatactctcccaagcgcttaatagtgctctgcacacagtaagcgctcactaagtatgaCTGACTTGAGACCAGGGCCACCAAGGGTGGGAGAGAGCCAGGAACTTTGGAAACCTGATATCGTCATCATTGGGggcgagtgctgtactaagcgcttgggagagtacaatgtaacagagttgttagacgtgttccttgcccacaacgagcttacactctagggatGAGCTAATAGGACAAtcattgctgcttctctaagtcttggTTAAAGAGGAAATCAGAGGCCAGAGAGGGAGCTTGGGAACTAagccctcccctctgcgtcacctgATCTATACCCCTcaagatggcacatagtaagcgcttaataaatgccatcattattattattattatattcactctCCTCCCAGGCCTCcaccacttatgtatagatctgtaatttattttactgtctgtcttcccctctaggctgcaagcacctttcatccagtcgtatttattgagcacttactgtgcgcgcaaagcactgtacagtgaGCATCTatacctattgtactctccaaagcacttagtacagtccactgcacacagtaagtgtttgagaaagaccactgattgatgcgAACTAGGGCTCCTGGGCCATGCAATTTCTCCCAACATAACTGACCTACTCAGAGGAAAAAGGGATTTAATCCTTTCAGGGGCCGAGATGCACACGCTGCAATGGAAAACGAACGGAAAATTTTATTTATGAGCCACACTTTGCATAAAATCTCTCCTCAGAAACCTGAGGGCTGGGGCTGAACAAAGTTGCCTACTTGCCTTGTCTGCCAGCCATAGCTCTATGTAGTTTCACTCCACAGTGGGTGGGAGGAGACAAAGGAAGGAAAATAGCCTGTAAAAGCAGAGAAAAAAGCTTCTTTGAATTTGTTTTTGAAAAACAGACGTGGGAAATCATAGGTTGGGGGGCTGCGGAAATCTAAACCAATTCTTCCCACCAATCGAGCCAGAAAGGAGCTATTAACCAGTTTTCCCTAAGCACGTGGGTGGTTGGAAGGAAATAGATATACAACCACCAACAAACCCACTGCTTTTTTCAACACTAACTGCACGCTGGTTACACGGTGACTACAAAACCGTGAAGCCAGCACCAGGAAAAAGGACCGTGAAAATCAGACCCCTAGATCCTTGTGTTGGGATGATGTGAGCCAGTGGTGTTGggagataataacgataatgatggcatttattaagtgctgactatgtgcaaagcactgttctaaatgctagggaagttacaaggtgatcaggttgtgtcaccgggggctcacagtcttcatccccattttacagatgagggaacagaaacacagagaagttaagtgatctgtccaaagtcacacagctaacaattggcagagcggggatttgaacccacgacctcggactccaaagcccgtgctctttccactgagccacgctgcttctctaagcagatgtGGTGGGGAGGCTGTGCTTTTATTGTTCCAGACCCAAAGCGTGGAAACACAGTAAGTGTCAAGATGGGAGAATGAATTGGTCAGAAGAAATGAAAAAGGGAAGTCCTGATTAGAGgtctgaggggggcggggggggggggggggggcgcttagAGGGAGACCCCAGGGATTCCAGCAATGTAGCCgctatgtacagatttattactcttcattttacttgtacatatttcctactctattttgttaatgatgtgcatatagctataattctatttattctgaccgtttggacacctgtctacgttttgttttgttgcctgtctcccccttctagactgtgagcccgttgttgggtagggaccgtctccatatgttgccgacttggacttcccaagcgcttagtacagtgctctgcacacagtaagcgctcaataaatacgattgaatgaatgaatcttaatgaACAAATGATCTTAAAGGGCATTCTGCCCTCTACCGGTGACCTGGGGGCATTaccacctcccagccttctggtAACCACCCCCTTTGGacaccccaaataataataaaataataataataataataataataataatagcatttattaagcgcttactatgtgcaaagcactgttctaagcactggggaggctacaaggtgatcaggttgtcccacggtgggctcacggtcttcacctgtatatatgtttgtacgtatttattactctattttacttcatcatcatcaatcgtatttattgagcgcttactgtgtgcagagcactgtactaagcgcttgggaagtacaagttggcaacagatagagacagtccctacccaacagattttacttgtacatatctattctatttattttactttgttaatatgttttgttttgttctctgtctcccccttctagactgtgagcccactgttgggtagggaccgtccctatatgctgccaacttgtacttcccaagtgcttagtacagtgctctgcacacagtaagcgctcagtaaatatgattgattgattgactcatccccattttacagatgagggaactgaggcccagagaagtgaagtgactggccccaagtcacacagctgacaattggcggagccggggtttgatccCATGagctcggactccaaagcccgggctctttccactgagccatgctgcttcccaaatcgcCCCAACCATCCATCCCCGCACAGGTGGGAATGGAGAGACGGAAGCAGCCCCAACTACCGTGTCGGGAAGAATCTTCCGGTCCTCCTCTCAGGGACTCAGTGGCTGGACTCCAACGGCGCAGGTCGGGGGTGGCGAGCGGGTTTGCCCAACgggccccccgccaccccagggTGAGCTCCCATTTGGCCCGGCAGGGCCGTGCCAGGGCGGCGGTTCCTCAGCTCGGACTGGCCCGAGGGTGTCGGTCGAGACTCTCATttcaaagggaaggagaagaacctGTTCCCGGACTTGCAGCGGATCTGCTCCGACAGGACGCGGAGGAACACGGAGGAATCTTCAAACCCGTTCACGGTATCCTGAAAGGTTCACGGTGGCGATGATGAGGAAGAGTTCTGGGTAGCGACCCTGCCCCTACAATCAACCCCTCATCCACAGGCATTTTACACAAGTAAGCTCGTTCCgggcgggcagggaacatatcttctaattctgctatgctttgctctcccaagcgcttaggacagtgctctgcacatcaatcagttgtacgtACTGAATGGTTGCTGTGTGAAAaatcatgtactaagcgcttgggagactattaatgagcctgttgttgggtagggaccgtctccgtatgttgccgatttgtacttcccaagcgcttagtacagtgctctgcacacagtaagcgctcaataaatacgactgaatgaataataatgataattatcgtattaagtgcttactttgtgccaggcgctggggtggttacaaggaaatcgcattggacacagtccctgtaattcatttcatccgatcaatcgtatttattgagcgcttactgtgtactatgccttatcccacacagagctcatagaCTTCATCCCcctcctacagatgaggtaactgagacacggagaaatgaagtggcttgcccaaggccacacggcagagaagtggcagagccggaattagaacccatgcccttctttctcccagacccactgtgccacgctgactacaatgtaacagagttgggacagtaagtgctcaataaaaaccactgctttgcacatagcaagcgcttaataaatgccattattcattcactctggGTGGCAGAGAAAACACCAAGTCCTGGCGAAGGAGAGTAGGCTTGGGAAGGGCCAGATGTGGCCTGTTCCGGGGTATCTCTCgattagagcttagtacagtgctctgcacccagtaggcgctcaataaataggattgaatgaatgaatgattagccgaGAGTAATTACCCACAGCCCATTTTTATGCTCTTACCAGCTGAGATGCCTGCGGTTCgcaatatttatttttttaaatggtatttgttaagcacttactatgtgccaggcactatactaagcgctggcgtagatacaaatgaatcaggttggacaaagcccttgtcagtctgaatccccactttacagacgaggtaactgaggcgcagagaagtgaagcgactcgcccaagctcagatgagtggcggagctgggattagaatccgggtctttccgactcccgcgcccttgctctacccactaagtcacactgctgcgGCCTCCAGGGAGCCGTTCCTACCACCCAGATGGGTTCTGGGGCCCTTTCTTCCTCCCGGCAGTCCAAACGGGCCTTGACCGACCTTCCTTGGGTTGCATTCCTCTGTTTTTCCCCCTCCGCTAGAGGGGAATCAAATGAGAGCTGGCAGTACtggaaggtggggaaaaaaatcacatctcctccatgagaccttccctgattacaccctcattttccctattcaccCCCTGCCTTCTGTGGAGCCTAGGACTGGGGATTCATACCCCTTAAGCATCCGCAGCCGCATGGCACTTTCGTACATATCCTTAAACCGTCCCCCAGCATTTTCCCTATCAGTTATTTACTTATAGATCTGTCTCTCcacctaaactccttgtgggccagacctgtgtctaccagctctgttacactgtcctcccccgagtcctcagtacagtgctctgcccacgggaagcgctccataaataccacggatCGGCTGACTTGATGTCGCCGTCTGAACAGCTCAGAGGCAATTTACTCTACGTTTACACCTGCTCTGAGAACTGAGAAACAGCCAGGAGGGCCTTCTTGTGTTCCTTCTCCCCTGGTCACGAGCTTACCTGCAGCTCCCGGACACACTGCCCTTCGAGCTCGCCCGTCGCATCGCCGATGCACCAGGCCAGGCTGATGTGGAACGACGGCTcctgtggaggggaaagagggaaacgCCCAAGTAGCATCGTGCTCCGGACCGCCCTCGGCACAGGGTacgcgcttaatagataccattataaCTATTTGGGGACTGCAGGCTGCCGAGCCCCCTGAAACCTCACCGCGTGTGTGCTCTCTCACGAGCAGTTTTTAAGCATCCGAGACGCACGAAAGAGAAGTCTGGCAAGGGCCCAGACTGGCTTAGGATCTGACGGGGGTAGAAAAGCtccaatcgcttagtgcagtgctctgcacacagtaagcgctcaataaatacgactgaacggacGAATGAATGGACAGTTTCTTGGTTTTTAAACATTTGTGGAGGGTAGGGAGGCAACCGTGCTGGGCTCTTTGCGGAGTTTCTAAAAAGAacaggacatggtccctgtcttcaagtttacagtctaataagagAGCTAGGGAAAACACGCATACACGGACTGTGGAAGTAGTAATAATGCATAAACACACCCCAGAGCAAAGATGACCACTTACTAGTCCTACTACGGGTTCAGTGTTTGGGCTCAGAAAGAGACTGGATGAGAAACCAAGACCCTCGATTtcactcccgccccctccccgcccccccgccacttATAATATGCTCCTGAGTTCCCTCGTCAAGGAAGAGACGAAAAATATCCCAAACGATTTGTGAAAGTAAACTACTTCCAACTGGGTGACATTTTTCCATTGGAGAGAGTCAAAATCCCCTACTGCATCTTTCCCAGGAGGGTCTAGATACGGTCTGCAGTTTGTCTctctgatgggaagcagcatggcctagagggaaagaacacgggcctaagtcagaggaccagggttctaatcctgaccctgccacttgtctgctgtgtgaccttgggaaagtcacttcctttctctgtacctcagttccctcacctgcaaaatggggattcaatacctgttctccctcttactttgactgcaagccccatctggaacctgattatcttgtgcccaccctagtgcttaatacaatgcttgccacacagcaagtgtttaatacaagtattataattattacttcttGAAacacatctattaagcgcttactgtgtgccaggaactgtacactggggtagatacaagctcatcaggttggacacagtccgtgtcccacatggggctcgcggtcttaatccccattgtacagatgaggaaactgaggcccagtgaagtgacttgcccaaggtcacagagcaaaccagtggctgagccaggattagaacccagtcaggtcctctgacttctaggcctgtgttcctttcaataggccacattgcttcacgttgttattattgttattagtgtcaTGGCATCTTTTGGGGGTGACCTTTCCCCAACTTGGGGCTCGCCTCAAATGCAGGGAGAAAGCCTTTTACCTTGTAGAAAGTGGGGAGGTCAAACTCTTCCATCACTCGGTTCACTTCTGAGACGAGCTGCAGGAGTTGTGTATGCCCGGCAGTGACCTCTAACCCGATGAAGGTTCTGggcagagagcgagagagagaaaggcattaAGAGGGCAGAAACCTTAAGCTTACAGTGAAGCTACTGTTTAGTCCAGTTCTTGGAGCGTCTAAACAAAGGGCAAGCCTGGCTCGGGCCCAGGAGAGGGGGACTGGCTCAGAATCCAACGGCAGAGAAAAGCTCGCATGGAGAGTTTCTTGGATTTTAAGCACTCGTGAAGGGCAAGGAACTGCTCTAGGCTCTTCCCGGAGTTtctaaaaagaaaaggaaatggtccctgtctttgaggagtttacagtctaataagagAGAGAGGGCAAGCACGCGATCACAAGGTGGTGGAataaaattttagactgtgagcccactgtttgggtagggactgtctctatatgttgccaatttgtacttcccaagcgcttagtacagtgctctgcacatagtaagtgctcaataaatacgattgatgatgataaaatagaaTCATAAGACCACAAATGACTGACGACTTCATACGCGAGGAAATTCAGAACCCCTTAACAGCTGTGAAATCTAGCACCCTGGTAAAAAAAGAGAGgcaagaagcagggaggccaCCCTGTTCTATTTATGGAGCAGAACTCTTTGAACCTAAAGGCCCACCTGGTTTTCCCCTCATTCGTATAAACCTTCACTCGGTCAGCTGACAAGAAGAAC
It contains:
- the USB1 gene encoding U6 snRNA phosphodiesterase, which encodes MFRDQEEDGAVDDVTKHGGRVRAFPHERGNWATHVYVPYEAKEDFFELLDLLVSRAKAYVPHLVKMEKFHLSLSQSVVLRYHWITPFVQSLKERVASFHRFFLSADRVKVYTNEGKTRTFIGLEVTAGHTQLLQLVSEVNRVMEEFDLPTFYKEPSFHISLAWCIGDATGELEGQCVRELQDTVNGFEDSSVFLRVLSEQIRCKSGNRFFSFPLK